The sequence below is a genomic window from Sander lucioperca isolate FBNREF2018 chromosome 10, SLUC_FBN_1.2, whole genome shotgun sequence.
GTACAGCTTTTCTGGTCACTCCATCTTCTCTCCAATGTGTTATGTCTTCCAACCTTCAAGAGAAAATTCATCTTAAAATATAAGTAACAGGGTGCTTTTGGTCGGTACAAACCTATGTATTTCTTTAAGTTCGAAATAAGAGCATCATAACATTCAAGAATCTATCAGTGAATTCACCATGACTGCTGTTATTGTGTCCTAGGATTTGTTCATTCATTAAGCAGCCCCAAGATTTGTCTCTAATATGATGTTATAACAATCTTGATCTTGATCAGCTTAAGATGAGACTGAGAGATGAGCCAAACAACAATATAATTTTACATAAATAACTTTAGTATTTAATCTTTAGTTTAAGTTCTCCCTTTACTGACCTTCTCATTATCAGACATGGATGAGTGTTCCCAACCAGACCCTGGAGATGGCTCAGGTCCACTCTGCTCTCAGATCTGTGTCAACACCCCTGGTTCTTACCGCTGCTCCTGTCACCACGGTTACAAACTTCATTTAGACCAGCACACATGTTTGAGTGAGTATCGTATAGTCAGTGAATTCACGCGTCTTTGTATGTAGCCTTTATGTGTGTCATCCTGTGAAGCTCTGTAGCTACAGTATGGCATTAATGCTGCTGAGTcagtataaaaaacaaatctTCATTTTGAGATGAACTCCTCAATCTCTTCTTCTTGCTACAATAATACTTGCCTTTGCCCCTTGTTTAGTGTCCTGTGGTGGTTGTATATTTGACAAGAATAAGGGACATCTGGCAAGTCCGAGATACCCTCACCCCTCACCACCTTTGCTGTCCTGCTTATACATCATCACCGTGGCGCCCAGCTTAACTGTGACTCTCAACTTCACTGACAACTTCCACATAGATAGCATAGACACTGAACAAGGTCCCAGCTGTGTACGTCACTGGCTGCAGGTATTGGTAACGGGCTTCCTTGCaacaaatgacaataaaaagagGGCTATTCTGATATACCTCCGTTTATGTAAATGCACTTAGTACAACTCCTCCCCTCGTAGGTGACCATACCAGACAGAGAGCCCATGAAGCTGTGTGGTGgaaagagtccaggcctgatagctacaaactccaacactgtCAGACTGGACTACCACACTGATGTTGAAGGCCTGAGTCGCGGCTGGAGCCTGGACTACAGTACATACGGTGAGGGACAAATGGAgagaaaatttttttttttgtttggtcaACAGTAACAATAGGTAACAATCAAACGCAATCACATATCTGATTAATGTTTGGTTATCATGTCCTTTCCAGAAATCAAATGTCCAGTTCAGGGGCATGTGTCCAAACGCTGTGTTTCCTGTCTAAACTGAATATTTCTACAGAGTTTACATCTATGTAACCTGTGACCAAGGATACAAGATGacgatgtttttttctttaactggCAAAATATGAATATGTCCTTGTTTTGTTCTTCTGCAGTAATTGATTGTGGAGAACCTGAACCTTTGCTCAATGGAGGGTTGATCTTCCTGTCTGGCTTTCAGTATCAGTACCGTTCTGTTGTTCAGTATCACTGTAATGAACCATTTTACACTCTCTCTGGTGGCGTTAATGGTgagatatttatatatttttacaaaaatgtaattaataaaaattaacatttttgaTTTAGCTTAACTAAAAATATCTTGTCTTATCTTGTTCCCTCTGGTCTTCAGTTACTTTCACCTGTGAAGCAAACAGAAATTGGAGATCCAACCACAACAATGTCACTCCAACATGTATACCTGGTATTATAATCATGTGATATCTAATTCAGGATGCTTGAATTTAAACATTAAGTCTGTGTGAACCTAATTTATGTCTGTCTCATCCAGTCTGTGGCAAGCCCACAAAACTCATCTCTGCCTATCAGAGGATCATTGGAGGCAGTGACGCTCCAGAGGATACCATCCCCTGGCAAGTGCTACTGAATAtagatggaggaagaggaggaggcatGGTGATAGGAGACCGCTGGATTATGACTGCAGCTCATAACGTAATGAATAAAGGAAATCAAGTATCAGAAGAGACTGTACGAGTAAGTGTTCTACTACAGGTgttatctgtgtgtttttgaacaCTATTTGATATTTATTTCCTCCTATGCTGTTGATTTGCAGATTTATATGGGCCTTACTGATGTTAAAACCCAGTTGGTCTCTCCTGTGTATGCTGCCTCAGTCCGAATTCATCCTGAATACAACAACCCCATTAATGTAGACTACAACCATGACATTGCCTTGATCAAACTGCAAGACCCAATCACATTCAACTCATCCATCATGCCAATATGTTTGCCAGCAGAGGGTGCCACATACGTCACTGGCGTGATGGGGTAAATAAACTTTCATTTCATGATGCTATATAATCTGTTGTATatgatattatttattttctttgtttttagttttgcaAAGTAATTTTACCTTGCATTTAAATCTTCTTTTTTCCCTTGCTGTGCTAACATGTGAAAGTTGACCAGAACTATACAGTGCACCATAAAGGTctcttttgcatttttttttcagactgGTGTCAGGCTTTGGCATTAAAGAAATTGCCGGCCGACGGATTTTAACAAATAAGATAAATTATGTGCAATTACCTGTGGTGGAGCAGGAGACATGCAGTAAATCAATCACTTCGTTGAAGAAAACAAGGGACAATGTTCCAAGTCTGTCAAATAACATGTTCTGTGCTGGAGTCCCTGAAGGTGGGCAGGACTCCTGCCAGGGTGATAATGGAGGCCCCTACGCCCTAAGAGACGATGGAAGGTTCTGGGCAGCTGGGATTGTCAGCTGGGGGGTTGGCTGTGGAAAGCAGGGAACATATGGAGTCTATACCAGAGTCACCAACTACATGGACTGGATCAACAAGACTATGCAGGAGAACTgaaatttacagtaaaaacatttacaataacataaaaaagagaagtgattttgttttaaatagaGTCTTTCTGTAATGTTAATGTATATGTCACAAAAAAGCTAAAAATATAGATAATTTTCCAGTGCAAGGTACAATGATGAAGTGCAATCCTGATTAGATCCATTTCTAAACTTGAGTGTCATACTAATTGTAAAGTCATAGCATTGCATTTAAAACTctcaaagcatttttttttaataaagtgaCAATAcagacttaacccttgtgttgtctttgggtcaaatctgaccccttttcaaagttttttatatccaaaatatgggtttctttcaaccaagttgcccaaaaataatttggatgcatggatgtacatGGAATGGAAGCGATACAACattcttcacaggtaaaatgaatgattacttccattggattttgggtgttttattcaatttcatagcatttgcaaaaatgttaaatggttttaagtctcctgactaaactttgacataaattgtggttcactcaacatcctctgatctgaactattagtcaaaataattcataatttctgctttttttaaactcaaaaagtaggtataatgtcatatgaatacaaaaaaagcattgaaaaaagtaacaaaaacgtttaaaaaatggTCAAAAAAAGTTCACTTATATgtttgacgggaagacaacacaaaagtTAAATGTGCCTTATGTTTCTCAGATTAGTCACAGATCTTCTCTCTGGCAGAGATGATAGTATCCACCTTGCACTCAATGCAACTGTTGTATATTGCTGCTAATTGCtgaattttttttactgtacacaAACTCTGTTTTACTCTTCATTCTTCTAGTTTAGTTAGTCAGAGTTATTAAGCCATTATAGGACCTGTTCTACAATTACAATACCTGCATTTATTTTTGCCAAGACAAACAAATCATGAAGGTTAAATTCCATTGCGAAATACTACAAACCACAGCTGGTCCATTAGAGCATGAGACACTTTGTACAAAGTTTCagccacacagagacaaaaacgtaTTGCAGACATGGGATGGACCAACTCTGTCATATGGTAAGCTTGGTCAAATTATTTTACCTTCATGTTGCATGTTTTAGTGGATTTTTACTTTTCATTAATTTTCTACCTTGAAAATAAATTGCAGTCACATACTACAAGTGTGGAATTAACAGCACTGTCTATGAGCAGTTTTCTAAGGTTGATTATTTAAGTGATACATTTCTCAAAGACAAGTACCATATATAATAGaatatctttattgttattgtattaGTACAAGATTGCAACCTCTGTAtcaatactgtaaaaaaaaaataaggtaaAAATAGggtaaaagtagcctacaaacAGTTACAAATAGCAATAAAGGGACAGTAAAGTTATAACATAAACAGTAACGGTATCCAGCAGTATTAAATAGTGCAAATAGTAATAAAGTCAGCAATAAAGTGGCAGTAAAGTTACAGTATAACATTAATTAGCAGTATTGAAATAGTTATAGAAAACTAAAGCAACAGTATGCGGTTGCAAAAGTTAAAAATGTTTGCGTCACTATGTTTGCTTGTTTTCTGTTTGCATCAACTTTGGACTAGCACCATAATGCCAACTCTCTCTGTTTTGCACAATTCCAGGTTTCTGTGTTTGTCAGTGAGTGAGTGCTTGCAGCTGCCGGACTCTAAATCTGTTATACATGGGGAGGTCCAGTCCCCTCAGTATCCCCGTCCTTACCTTCCCAACCTGCTGAGGAAATGGGACGTCTGGGTTCCCGAGGGCTACCAGATCCAGCTGTCCCTAAAACATCTGGATATTAAAGCTTCCTCAGGCTGCCATCAAGACTCTCTGACGGTCAGAGTCATATTGAAACCTTCTTGAAACCCACTTAACTTTGAATGAAATATTGATGACCTGCACAAATTGAGATCTTGAATTGTAACCAGGTACTCTGTCATTTCTTTTTATAAACTACAACTCATTACAGAGCAATTCTTATTGTATCTGTCTGGTCATCCAGTTTGATATACAGTAACCTGATGGTAGAACATAGCAATTATTTTAACTCAAAGTGAATATTTGGAGTTGTTTAGGACTTGGGTCTCATGTCAGACTCAACTCCTTTTTATGCAGAAAGGACTTGACTCAGGCTTGATGTTTGATGCCCTTGATGCGCTGTTCAAGTGTATCCTGTCCTCAAGCACAAATGTTGTTTTGCAATTCAGTGTTTTGCGTAAAGCAATACCaacttttgaaagaagaaataactgATTCTTCCTTTTAcaaatgaacattttaaatctTAAGCAATGATCTTAAAATCATTGCTCTTGAATCTGGTGCTATAGCCTTACTTGGTCTGGGATGACCGatagcttatggtggctaatgatagctaatgttagcaaactttaagtaaatattgtTGTATAAGACACATTACTAGGTAACTTtgctgactttatgacttttcttcaCTTGTGCTACTGTCATATTACATATTTTAGCTAAATGGCAAACAATAGTTTAGCATTCAGTGTTATTGTCACTTGTAGCCCCAGTTCAGCAAAAGTTAGACTCACTTGAACTGACCTTTGATGGAATTGCGTTTGTAAGGAAGTGCTTCACCGTGATTGATAGTCTTATGTCCTTTCtactcttttccttttttcaggTTCTCTATGATCAAAATGTCTTGGGGAAGTTTTGTGGCCAGGAAAATTCAACTGATCACCCAGGCAAAGAGCCGATCCTTTCTCAAGGCAACAAACTGACTCTCATATTCCAAACAAGTGACTTCAATCCAGAACTCCAACAGCACATTGGCTTCTCTGCTACCTCCAAGGCAATAGGTACAGCTTTTCTGGTCACTCCATCTTCTCTCCAATGTGTTATGTCCTCCAACCTTTAAGAGAAATTCTGCCTTAAAACATAAATAACTTGCCATTTTGGTCAGTATGATTAATATCAATAAACATGTAACAACAGTATCTCTTTAAACCGAAAATAAGAACATCAAAACTTTTAAAGAATCTATTTGAATGAATGAAGTGAATTCGCCATGACTGCTGTTATTGTGTCCTAGGATTTGTTCATTCATTAAGCAGCTTCAAGATTTGTCTCTAATATGATGTTATAACAATATTGATCTTGTGTTGATCAGCTTAAGATGAGACTACTTTGAATGTGTACATtaaaaataagctaaacaacaatataaatatacatagatAGCTTTAGTATTTAATCTTTAGTTTAGGTTCTCCCTTTACTGACCTTCTCATTATCAGACATGGATGAGTGTTCCCAACCAGACCCTGGAGATGGCTCAGGTCCACTCTGCTCTCAGATCTGTGTCAACACCCCTGGTTCTTACCGCTGCTCCTGCCACCATGGTTACAAACTTCATTTAGACCAGCGCACCTGTTTGAGTGAGTATCATATAGTGAATTCACGCTTCTTTGTATGTAACTTTATGTGTCATCCTGTGAAGCTCAGTAGTTACATCCATCTATCAATTTTCTGCCACTTGTCCGGGGCCGggtcacagcagcagcaggctagACAAGGCAGTTCAGTCCCTCTCCCTAGCAACTCCTGGGGAGGCGTTTCCAAGCCAGATACAATAGATAATCTCTCCAGCAAACCTCCAAAAGAAGCATCCTGATCAGaggcccaaaccacctcaactggctccttttgaccGAAGAAACAGCGGCCCTACTCCTCCGAGCCCCTTATTCGATGTCTGAGCCTCTTACCCTATCTCTAAGAGTAAGCCCAGTGACCCTACTGAATAAAAACTCATTTTGGCCGCTTTTATCCACAATCTCATTTTTTCGATCATTTCCCAAAgctcatgaccataggtgagggttgGAACGTaaattgagagctttgccttccaGTTTATCTACGCACCTCTTTACCACAACGAGCTAGTACGCTGCACCAATCTGCCTGTCGATCTCCATTTTACCCTCACTTGTGAACAAGACCCCAAtatacttgaactccttcacttggggcaGTAACTCACTCCCAATGTGAAGGAAGCaatccatgttttttttgcagagAACCATGGCCTTAGACATGCCAACTCTCATTTCGACTGCGTCACATTCTACTAAAAACCATCTCAGTGCTTGCTGAAGGTCACAGTCTAATGAAGCCAATAGAGCCTCATCTACAAAGAGCAGAGATACATTTCTGAGGTCTCCAAACCGGACACTCTCCTCCCCTCGGCTGCACATTGAGATCCTGTTCATGAAAGTCACAAAAAGAATCAGCGACAAGCCTGGCGGAGCCCAACACCAACTGAAAACGTGTTTAACCTCCTGCCGAGAATACACACAGCTCTCACTCAGGTTATACAAGGACAGGATTGTTCATGGTAATTTCAGGACTGAGATAGTAGTAGTCCAGGGTAGTAAGCTATCTCTATGTCCACAAAACAACATGTAAAACAACCTTCTGGCACCCTTGAATACACTTTCTGAGGGAGACCGAACAGTGTGATACCCTGGTAATTGGAACAAACATACCCTCCGGGTttcttttccaacttttttttaatttaaattttaacAGTAACTGACGTACAACATAGGTCAAGGTGAACAAAGCATAGTGAAAACAGTATGTCACTTCCCCTCAAGTCCCCTGAACCAACCCAGTTCAGGTCTAAAACAGACAGGGACAAACAATACAGACCCAtgcacactgacaaacacacaccagtaaGGACACACAACATCCAAAAGAGCTGGCGTCCAATGGAGCAGTCCAGAAGGAGCTCAGTCCTCCAAGTCAGGAGATAAGCTGAGGGAGTCAACGACTTCTAGGAAAGGGTCTCATGTCTCTaggaatgtcgaaaaaaagagcCTTTCAAAGATGATCTAAGCTTCTCAAGCTTCAAATTGTCGAGCACCTCTTTAATCCAACGGTCGTGTGTAGGGGGGTGGGAAAGCTTCCAGTTGAGCAAGATCAGTCTCCGAGCTAGCAAAGATCTAAATGCCAGGGCCCGCCTCAGTGCAACAGGGAGGTTAGCGTCAGGGGAAATGCCAAAAATGGCTTACAAAGGGTTAGGGGGGATAATGTGCTCATTCCGGTCCCCGTTTTATAAAAAATGGGAACCACAACAACTGTCTGTCATCCTGTGGGCACTGTCCCTGACCTCCACACACTGAAGAGACGTGATAGCCAAGACAGTCCAACATTGTCCAGAGCCTTCAGTGTCTCAGGGTGAATCTCATTCACAGTCAGTAGTTACAGCATGGCATTTATGCTGAATGtaaaaataatcattttgaAATGAACTATTCAATCGCTTCTTCTTTCTACAATAATACTTGCCTTTGCTCCTTTTCCAGTATCCTGTGGTGGTCATATATTTGACAataatgagggacatctggccagTCCGAGATACCCTCACCCCTCACCACCTTTGCTGTCCTGCTTATACATCATCACCGTGGCGCCCAGCTTAACTGTGACTCTCAACTTCACTGACAACTTCCACATAGATAGCATAGACACTGAACAAGGTCCCAGCTGTGTACGTCACTGGCTGCAGGTATTGGTAACGGGCTTCCTTGCAACAAATGACAATAAGGGGCAAGAGGGCTATTCTGATATACCTCCATTTATGTAAATACACTTAGTACAACTCCTCCCCTCGTAGGTGACCATACCAGACAGAGAGCCCATGAAGCTGTGTGGTGgaaagagtccaggcctgatagctacaaactccaacactgtCAGACTGGACTACCACACTGATGTTGAAGGCCTGAGTCGCGGCTGGAGCCTGgactacagtacatacagtgaGGGACAAATGGAGTgagagatgtttttttgtttggttgACAGTAACAATTGATAACTGAAGAGATCTACAACTGTAGATGTGTGATTAAATTAAATGTGATTAAATGTCCATTTCCGGAGAACGTGGCCAAACACAGAGTGTTTCCTATCTTAACTAAATAATTCTTAAGAGATTAAATCTATGAAACTTGTGACCGAGGAAACAAGCTGATGattgtttgatgtttttttctttcactggaaaaatatgaatatgtcCTTGTTTTGCTCTTCTGCAGTAACTGATTGTGGAGAACCTGAACCTTTGCTCAATGGAGGGTTGATCTTCCTGTCTGGCTTTCAGAATCAGTTATGGTCTGTTATTCAGTATCACTGTAATGAACCATTTTACACTCTCCCTGGTGGCGTTAATGGTgagatatttatatattaaaatatatattattcatGAAAATATAATCTCTAATAtctaaactaaaaataaatgcCATTATCTTGTTCCCTCTGGTCTTCAGTTACTTTCACCTGTGAAGCAGACAGAAAGTGGAGATCCAACCAAAATGTCACTCCAACATGTATACCTGGTATTATGACCGTATGATATCTAATTCAGGATGCTTGAACTTAAACATTaagtatgtgtctgtgtgaaccTAATTTATGTCTGTCTCATCCAGTCTGTGGCAAGCCCACAAAACTCATCTCTACCTATCAGAGGATCATTGGAGGCAGTGACGCTCCAGACTATACCATCCCCTGGCAAGTGCTACTGAATAtagatggaggaagaggaggaggcatGGTGATAGGAGACCGCTGGATTATGACTGCAGCTACTGACCTAACACATGATGGAAAACCAGTATCAAATGAGACTGTACGGGTGAGTGTTCTACTACAGGTATTATCTGTGTTTTTGAACACTGTGCATCTTTGACATTTATTTCCTCCTATGCTATTGATTTGCAGATTTACATGGGACCTACTGATGTTAAAACCCTGATGGGTTCTCCTGTGTATGCTGCATCATTCCACATTCACCCTGAATTCAACAACACCAACGGTTTAGACTTTAACCATGACATTGCCTTGATCAAACTGCAAGACCCAATCACATTCAACTCATCCATCATACCAATATGTTTGCCAGCAGAGGGTGCCACATACGTCACTGGCGAGATGGGGTAAAGAAACAACTGAGAGTTTTCATTTCATAATGCTATATGATCCATTCCAAAggatatttttttctaaatatttttttaataatctttTTTATCAATCATCTCATCTTGCCTTTTACTCTTTTCATACCTGTTTTATCTTGTTGTGCCAACATGTGAATCTTGTTCAGCGTGTAGACAGGAGACTCTGATTTGCTGAGTTCACCATTACTGCTGCttgtacttttttctttttttttagactgGTGTCAGGCTTTGGCATTATGAAAATTTACCCCCCACGATTAACAAATAAGCTGAAGTACATGCACCTCCCTGTGGTGGATCAAGAGACATGCAGTAATTCAGTCAGTAAACTGAAGAAGACAAGGGACAATGTACCAAGACTGACAAATAACATGTTCTGTGCTGGAGTCCCTGAAGGTGGGCAGGACTCCTGCCTAGGTGATAATGGAGGCCCCTACGCCCTGAGGGACGACGGAAGATTCTGGGCTGCTGGGATTGTCAGCTGGGGGGTTGACTGTGGAAAGCAGGGAACATATGGAGTCTATACCAGAGTCACCAACTACATGCACTGGATCAACAAGACTATGCAGGAGAACTGAAATGTACAAGGGTCAAAGACGAATAAGGAtttaaaatctgaaaataaatgaaagtgtcaaaaaatgccaactcaagcactttctatttttattagagtgttctatatacatctcaacaacaggaatttaatttagaaatgcaACGTAATTTTTTTTGATGAATCATGTGATTTATTCCATGAAAAATGTCCTTTCTGGGTAACgggaatggatttaaaaaaaatattaaatgtctACCTTTTTAGCATATAAATGTTTAGGCATATCCATAGTTACAGCTAACCAAACACGCACTGCTCAAAAAAAACCAacatttttaacacaattaATATGATATATTTGGGTATTTATAATTAAATGGGCTAATCGTTTGATTTTGGTCACGCAATATTTCatgccaaaaacagaaaaattatgaaagatgtcttaaaatgctttacagtaaaggttATCAGGTTTGTATTGTATACTCAGCTCAGGAAAACATGATTGTGTAATATACCATGAAAATCTGAGTTAAATGACTTGACTGTGTCATTGTTACTCAGGATGACATCCCGTTAGCCAGGAATGACATAAtgcaaaaatgccataaaagattaaataaatacatattattttattaatataatctaacattatcaacacaatgcttgaaaagtgacaaatactaataaaaaactattttcattaacaTGTCCAATCTGGATAACAGAGGACATGTCCTGGGTAACAGAAGATCTTCGTTATCCAGGAAGGACGAAAACATGATTTTCCCACCAAAACTCTGTCAAACATTGCATACTCAGCTAAAATATATCTTAGCCTTAAAACATTAATGCCAGATTTCACATGAAATaggcattttttaaatatcaaaacatcaaaTACGTTTTATTAGCGTTATCCAGAAAGACACATGATTTTTGGACATAGTGCACCAGTGAccgaaaaagcaaaataaaaacttttttaagaGAGAATTACTAAactctccagatgttttggggTCCTCCAAAATCTTCTTTATGATGTAATATCATATTTCATGACTATGCAATTGCATTATGGATAATTTATGGATTTTAAGGTCTGTTACCCAGGAAGGACATTAGGGAAATCCAAAAGTAaggacaaaagtatttcttgagtaacattttaaataagggtAGGATTGTTACTATATTTGTATGTATCACTGCAAACATCGACACAATTATGCCAAAGTAGATAATTAATGCTcttattatttttgacattttggtcaCATTTTTATACTTAGATTTTAAGCCCGGACGTTACCCAGGATGGACAGTTTGGCACTTCTGAGCTCAATAGctctttgaattttattttttttgcaataaataCCTATAAAAGTGAGTAAAGAGGGGAGAGTTGAGTAATATGatgtagtttttttaaatttatatttatcttttgcatTATGAATATGCTTTGGACACCATAATTGACATGCCACATCTTTGACccacaataaaacaataaaaacaaaataaaaacatttacaataacaTAGAAAAGTCAAagatttcatttcctgcattctgacacttttatgcaccaatttacggtggaaatacctttatttagcctatgcgaagacaaaaaacacagatgacagttcaaaatatatcaatattataatgGAAACTGTGTTGTTACATGCCATTGTGCACTTTTAAGTGGgcatatggaaatcctggagctttcttagtggctATACGTGATaccgtatacctgcgtatcacgtagactacaccactgtggcAGATGCCACTATTGTTGTTAATTACTACTACATACTGTAAGTACTAGTTACTTCATCTCTATTCATAAACTCACAAAAAACAGAAAGCTCTCCTTCCATTGCCtagtttgtgtttttactgtactgTGCACTGTGCTATTAATCTGGAACGTTTGACTGTACACAAACTCTGTTTTACTTGTCATTCTTCTAGTTCGGTTAGTCAGAGTCTTCAAGCCACTATCTGACCTGTTTTTCTACAATTCATACCTTGATTTATTTTTGCCATGACAAACAAATCATGGAGGTTAAATTCCACTGCAAAACACTACAAACCACAGCCGGTCCATTAGAGCAGGAGATATTTTGCCTAAAACTGTAGCTACGCAGAGAAACACTTATTGCAGACATGGGATGGTCCTACTGTGTTATATGGTAAGCTTGGTCAATTTATTTAACCTTCATGTTGCATGTTTGCGTAGATTTAAATTTTTCACGAACTTCcatctgaaaaataaata
It includes:
- the c1r gene encoding complement component 1, r subcomponent, whose protein sequence is MGWTNSVIWFLCLSVSECLQLPDSKSVIHGEVQSPQYPRPYLPNLLRKWDVWVPEGYQIQLSLKHLDIKASSGCHQDSLTVLYDQNVLGKFCGQENSTDHPGKEPILSQGNKLTLIFQTSDFNPELQQHIGFSATSKAIDMDECSQPDPGDGSGPLCSQICVNTPGSYRCSCHHGYKLHLDQRTCLISCGGHIFDNNEGHLASPRYPHPSPPLLSCLYIITVAPSLTVTLNFTDNFHIDSIDTEQGPSCVRHWLQVTIPDREPMKLCGGKSPGLIATNSNTVRLDYHTDVEGLSRGWSLDYSTYITDCGEPEPLLNGGLIFLSGFQNQLWSVIQYHCNEPFYTLPGGVNVTFTCEADRKWRSNQNVTPTCIPVCGKPTKLISTYQRIIGGSDAPDYTIPWQVLLNIDGGRGGGMVIGDRWIMTAATDLTHDGKPVSNETVRIYMGPTDVKTLMGSPVYAASFHIHPEFNNTNGLDFNHDIALIKLQDPITFNSSIIPICLPAEGATYVTGEMGLVSGFGIMKIYPPRLTNKLKYMHLPVVDQETCSNSVSKLKKTRDNVPRLTNNMFCAGVPEGGQDSCLGDNGGPYALRDDGRFWAAGIVSWGVDCGKQGTYGVYTRVTNYMHWINKTMQEN